CCCGCGCGATATTTGAGTGGTTGATGACACCGGTATTCATTTGGGCCGCAACATCCAGAAAACGGCGGAACGGAGGCAGATTGCGGACAATTTGTTCCGTCATGATCTCTTCCTTGAGATAGGTCTCGGAGTAGGCTTTCAAAAATCTTGCCTTGTCCGGTTCATTTTCAAAATTAAAAATCTCCGGAAGCGTTCCGAACTTCAGCGCTTCATCGAGAGAAAACCGGGCTTGCAACTCGGTCGCCGTCAGTGGGAACAAATTGTACACAAAAGCCCTTCCGGCCAAAAGATTCGCTGCACCCCGTTTCAGTTTTCTTGCGCTGGAACCTGTCAGGGCAAATTTAAACCGTTTTTCCTTGATGAGCTTGTGCACCAGGTCCAACAACTGCGGCGCCTTTTGAACCTCATCAATAACCACCCAGGCCTTTTTACCCACGTAGGGAGCGAGACGATTCAGCAGATTATTGGGGTGGCTGATCAGTTCATTTGCGAGCTCAAAATTCAATAGATCCAGCACCACGCTTTCCTCGGGATCGAAAAAACGTTCTAAAAGGGTCGATTTCCCGGTTCCCCTGGGCCCAAACAGAAAAAAAGAGTGTGATTTCGAGAGGTTGATTAGTCTTTGGAACACGACCCAAATAATACATTGATTTTTGGGTCATAGTCAAGAAGTGCTGGAACTCTCTTATTTTGCTACCGCGAAGAAAGCCGTCTGAATTTCTTTTCGACCCCAAAAAGCTTGATGAACTCCCCGAACGTTTTATCGCTCAAGTTTTTGAGGCGTTCGATGCAGAGCGGCGTCTCCCGCCGGATGGCTCCCACATCGATCGTCGTATCGTTCGGATCGTCGAGCTCCCTTACGTGATCGGGCACCTTGAGCCACCGTTCGATCATCCGTTCATCCACCTCCAGATGAAATTGCAAGGCGTAAACCCTCTCCCCATATCGAAACGCCTGGTTGGCGCAAAGCGGTGACGAGACCAGATGGACCGCCCCGGCCGGGATATCGAAGGTGTCTCCGTGCCATTGAAAGATTTTCTCCACCGGTTGAAAGTGCTTTAAAACCGGACCGCTTTTTCCCTCGCGGGTCAGGGCGACATCGTACCAGCCGATTTCTTTTACCCGGTTTTTCGTCACCCGCGCCCCCAGGGCCTTTGCAATCAGCTGGGCCCCGAGGCAAATGCCGAGAATCGGGATGTTCCGTTGAAGCGCCTGCCGGATCATTTCCACCTCGTGGTTCAAATGGGGATGTTGTGCGGTTTCGTCCACATTCATTGGACCGCCCAGAATTACGAGGCCGTCATAACCTGTAATCGACGGTT
The Deltaproteobacteria bacterium DNA segment above includes these coding regions:
- a CDS encoding gamma-glutamyl-gamma-aminobutyrate hydrolase family protein (Members of this family of hydrolases with an active site Cys residue belong to MEROPS family C26.); protein product: MKKLLVCQHVAYEPLGTLDPLFRKSGFRIRYVNFGRQPDAQPSITGYDGLVILGGPMNVDETAQHPHLNHEVEMIRQALQRNIPILGICLGAQLIAKALGARVTKNRVKEIGWYDVALTREGKSGPVLKHFQPVEKIFQWHGDTFDIPAGAVHLVSSPLCANQAFRYGERVYALQFHLEVDERMIERWLKVPDHVRELDDPNDTTIDVGAIRRETPLCIERLKNLSDKTFGEFIKLFGVEKKFRRLSSR
- a CDS encoding ATP-binding protein; this translates as MFQRLINLSKSHSFFLFGPRGTGKSTLLERFFDPEESVVLDLLNFELANELISHPNNLLNRLAPYVGKKAWVVIDEVQKAPQLLDLVHKLIKEKRFKFALTGSSARKLKRGAANLLAGRAFVYNLFPLTATELQARFSLDEALKFGTLPEIFNFENEPDKARFLKAYSETYLKEEIMTEQIVRNLPPFRRFLDVAAQMNTGVINHSNIARDIHSDPKTVSGYYDILEDTLLGIRIPSYHTSIRKQQKRASKFYLFDTGIARALAGQVDYDLVPRSFEYGQLFEAFVVMELHRRLAYQGRQFKLSYLRVKEDLEIDLIIERGKLAPTLVEIKSANRVDERHAKGL